The following coding sequences lie in one Syngnathus scovelli strain Florida chromosome 1, RoL_Ssco_1.2, whole genome shotgun sequence genomic window:
- the stard15 gene encoding START domain-containing protein 10, whose protein sequence is MAVQIPDDSDFSSFKDQCLGTQGWSRRYHKGGVTVWCRPDDSDNVQKIKMKIVCKGVSAETLYDVLHDTSYRRKWDTNMIDTYDIGRLTVNADVGYYSWRCPSPLKNRDFVTLRSWLPLGSDYLIINYSVKHPQHPPKKDFVRAVSLLTGYFVQSSGADGSSLYYLTQLDPRGSLPKWVVNRVSQFVAPKAMKKIYKASQKYPEWKRKHNPHLKPWTFPEQNALPCISLSELTLQRADSLENIDESGLSEEKSKHSDDDDET, encoded by the exons ATGGCCGTTCAGATTCCCGACGACTCGGACTTCTCCTCCTTCAAGGATCAGTGCCTCGGCACCCAAGGCTGGTCCAGGCGCTACCACAAGGGAGGGGTCACCGTGTGGTGCCGCCCCGACGACAGCGACAACGTTCAGAAGATCAAG ATGAAAATCGTGTGCAAGGGCGTGAGCGCCGAGACGCTGTACGACGTCCTCCACGACACCAGCTACCGCAGGAAGTGGGACACCAACATGATCGACACGTACGACATCGGCAGACTGACCGTCAACGCCGACGTGGGCTATTATTCCT GGAGGTGTCCCAGTCCACTGAAGAATCGAGACTTTGTGACTTTGAGGTCGTGGCTCCCTCTCGGCAGCGACTACCTGATCATCAACTATTCGGTCAAACACCCG CAACATCCCCCAAAGAAGGACTTTGTCCGCGCAGTGTCCCTGCTGACCGGGTACTTTGTCCAGTCTAGCGGAGCCGACGGCTCGTCTCTGTACTACCTCACTCAGCTGGACCCTCGAG GTTCCTTACCAAAGTGGGTGGTGAACAGAGTCTCTCAGTTTGTGGCgcccaag gccatgaagaagatCTACAAGGCTTCGCAGAAGTATCCCGAATGGAAGCGTAAGCACAACCCTCACTTGAAGCCGTGGACGTTTCCGGAGCAGAACGCCTTGCCGTGCATCAGCTTGTCCGAGCTGACGCTGCAACGCGCCGACTCGTTAGAGAACATCGACGAGAGCGGCCTGAGCGAGGAGAAGAGCAAGCACAGCGATGACGACGACGAGACTTGA
- the tsr2 gene encoding pre-rRNA-processing protein TSR2 homolog — MRIIRSMALIARSDGFAMIDFFCLSQINASRSTDDVCRTNMAASTDSRALFTDGVRAVLHTWPVLQIAVDNGFGGVYGQQKADWLVNVVQQYFHDNDDLAQDEVEDFISTLMDQEFQTVVDDGSLPQVCVRLMQMFSQWQQGALQQLSDSIQLLTQNQTSRAKVTAQPSQSDSDSDGETQEMEFESASVSTTNPPPPPPHEDKDGWTLVGKRK, encoded by the exons ATGAGAATTATTCGATCGATGGCACTAATCGCGCGTTCAGATGGGTTTGCAATGATCGACTTTTTTTGTCTGAGCCAAATCAACGCGTCGAGATCGACTGATGATGTCTGTCGAACCAACATGGCGGCGTCTACAGATTCGCGTGCGCTTTTCACCGACGGAGTGAGAGCGGTCCTTCACACTTGGCCGGTTCTGCAG ATTGCAGTGGATAACGGTTTTGGAGGTGTGTACGGGCAACAGAAAGCTGATTGGCTGGTGAATGTTGTCCAGCAGTACTTCCATGACAACG ATGACCTGGCGCAAGATGAAGTGGAAGATTTCATCAGCACCCTCATGGATCAAGAGTTTCAGACTGTGGTGGACGATGGAAGTTTAccccag GTGTGCGTCCGACTGATGCAGATGTTCAGTCAGTGGCAGCAGGGGGCGCTACAGCAATTGTCTGACTCCATCCAATTGCTGACCCAGAACCAGACGTCCAGAGCAAAGGTCACGGCCCAGCCGTCACAGTCAGACTCGGACAGTGATGGCGAAACTCAG GAGATGGAGTTTGAAAGTGCATCAGTCAGCACAAcaaatcctcctcctcctcctcctcatgaaGACAAAGATGGATGGACGCTGGTTGGAAAGAGGAAGTGA
- the rest gene encoding RE1-silencing transcription factor translates to MAAASVFSMESFPLMDDDIRSSPAPQLVMLANVAAVAAADAAEGSVADDKEMMELQTVPCGYSDNDDEGTISYDYDNSDATDDIVDFPESSGLVQNGGRNASCEIPPPNSSGPSPPMSPPRKEAATAVPTTGGKKKKPFHCKPCHFLAHDEKDFVEHLRTHAVSKMVVVNHVEGRSKAKAKEADTAEEGEAEAASGDAKGLIRCERCGYNTNRYDHYVAHLKHHNKEGDDNRVFKCTLCAYSTVSQYHWRKHLRNHFPSKLHTCTYCSYFTDRKSNYIQHIRTHTGVRPFRCPYCDYSSSQKTHLTRHMRTHSGERPFKCDSCNYLAANQHEVTRHARQVHNGPKPLACPYCEYKTADRSNFKKHVELHLNPRQFLCPLCKYAASKKCNLQYHIKSRHLGCNVSVDVSKVKLRVKKPNQPSKANPSNVEEDINDREVKEEQLPGDKLSGPINLSLAKSAKAAPGDKEPEESPRKRHGSAENGEQEKTITTRQKKPKEKPEETANATKAKRRVKKMTDDGPHDPQLIKDQREKSQAAETTAQRDGNKIRKPRRSGKSEQEELAGSIGVPEGLQEDGKEKSKKSKTAEALDLSLLPASKARRTRTGDSLQSSSPAKRARRSNRKSSPPPAKGRSGAPDVPEKSAHPEQPIPVQAVSPPVESSERAENTQPAPAPPAEPASVPPAPLPKQRGKASDPDDDDEGVHSSHEGSGGDVSDGASEGSDDSGLNGNVAGKNSDNPETPTCEVPTPTELKSHMCIFCDRYFSKEAEYRRHLNRHLVNVYYMDAAPASN, encoded by the exons ATGGCGGCCGCATCCGTGTTCTCCATGGAGTCTTTTCCGCTGATGGATGACGACATCCGCAGTTCGCCGGCCCCTCAACTGGTGATGCTGGCCAACGTGGCAGCCGTGGCGGCAGCGGACGCTGCTGAGGGCAGCGTGGCGGATGACAAAGAGATGATGGAGCTGCAGACGGTGCCGTGCGGCTACTCGGACAACGATGACGAGGGCACCATCAG CTACGATTACGACAACAGCGACGCCACCGACGACATCGTCGACTTCCCTGAGTCGTCGGGGCTCGTGCAAAATGGCGGACGGAACGCCAGCTGCGAAATCCCGCCCCCAAACTCGAGCGGCCCCTCGCCGCCAATGTCGCCTCCGCGTAAAGAGGCGGCGACTGCCGTCCCCACCACCGGCGGCAAGAAGAAGAAGCCCTTCCACTGCAAGCCGTGTCACTTCCTGGCTCATGACGAAAAAGATTTTGTGGAGCACCTGAGAACGCACGCTGTCAGCAAGATGGTGGTGGTCAACCACGTGGAGGGtcgcagcaaggccaaggccaaagagGCGGACACGGCCGAGGAAGGCGAGGCCGAAGCGGCATCGGGGGACGCCAAAGGCCTGATTCGATGCGAGCGCTGTGGTTACAACACTAACCGATACGACCACTACGTGGCGCACCTCAAGCACCACAACAAGGAGGGCGACGACAACAg GGTGTTCAAGTGCACGTTGTGCGCGTACAGCACCGTCAGTCAATACCATTGGAGGAAACACCTGCGCAATCACTTTCCCAGcaaactgcacacgtgcacgtaTTGTTCCTACTTCACCGACCGCAAGAGCAACTACATCCAGCACATCCGCACGCACACGG GTGTGCGTCCTTTCCGGTGCCCGTACTGCGACTACTCCAGCTCGCAGAAGACCCATCTGACCagacacatgcgcacgcactcgG GTGAGCGGCCTTTTAAGTGTGACAGCTGCAACTACCTGGCGGCCAACCAGCACGAGGTGACCCGGCACGCCCGCCAGGTCCACAACGGTCCCAAACCGCTGGCGTGTCCTTACTGCGAATACAAGACGGCCGATCGCAGCAACTTCAAGAAGCACGTGGAGCTGCACCTCAACCCTCGCCAGTTCCTCTGCCCGTTGTGCAAGTACGCCGCCTCCAAGAAGTGCAACCTGCAGTACCACATCAAATCTCGACACTTGGGCTGCAACGTCTCCGTCGACGTCTCCAAAGTCAAACTCAGAGTCAAAAAACCCAACCAGCCTTCCAAAGCCAACCCGTCCAACGTGGAGGAGGACATCAACGACCGGGAGGTCAAAGAGGAGCAGCTACCTGGTGACAAGCTGTCCGGCCCCATCAATCTGTCGCTCGCAAAGAGCGCTAAAGCGGCACCGGGGGACAAGGAGCCAGAGGAGAGTCCCAGGAAACGGCATGGCTCCGCGGAGAACGGCGAGCAGGAGAAAACCATCACAACCAGACAAAAGAAGCCCAAGGAGAAACCGGAGGAGACCGCCAATGCCACCAAGGCCAAGAGAAGGGTCAAGAAGATGACAGACGATGGACCACATGACCCACAATTGATAAAGGACCAGAGAGAGAAATCGCAAGCGGCCGAAACAACTGCTCAGCGAGATGGCAACAAGATCAGAAAGCCACGAAGATCCGGCAAGTCAGAACAAGAAGAACTCGCTGGCAGCATCGGCGTCCCCGAAGGTCTTCAAGAAGACGGCAAAGAAAAATCTAAAAAGAGCAAAACGGCAGAAGCGCTCGACCTTTCGCTCCTGCCCGCCTCCAAGGCCCGCCGGACCCGAACAGGTGACAGTCTCCAGTCCAGCTCTCCCGCCAAGAGGGCCAGAAGGTCCAACAGGAAGTCTTCGCCACCTCCAGCGAAAGGCCGATCAGGGGCTCCGGACGTACCGGAAAAATCTGCCCACCCGGAGCAGCCCATTCCCGTGCAGGCGGTGTCGCCTCCGGTGGAGTCCTCCGAGCGGGCGGAAAACACGCAACCCGCTCCGGCGCCCCCGGCCGAACCCGCCTCCGTGCCGCCAGCGCCGCTTCCCAAGCAGCGCGGCAAAGCCTCTGAccccgacgacgacgacgaaggCGTCCACAGCAGCCACGAAGGAAGCGGCGGCGATGTCAGCGACGGTGCCTCCGAAGGCAGCGATGACTCTGGACTCAACGGAAACGTTGCCGGCAAAAATTCAGACAACCCGGAGACGCCCACCTGTGAAGTTCCCACTCCCACTGAGCTCAAAAGTCACATGTGCATCTTCTGTGACCGCTATTTTTCCAAGGAGGCCGAATATCGCCGCCATCTCAACCGCCATCTTGTCAACGTGTACTACATGGACGCCGCGCCGGCGAGCAACTGA